From Mya arenaria isolate MELC-2E11 chromosome 12, ASM2691426v1, the proteins below share one genomic window:
- the LOC128210840 gene encoding aspartate and serine-rich protein-like, whose amino-acid sequence MVYRNDNDIKDNYDDIKDNDIKDNYDDIQDNDDGFKDNDTKDNDIKDNDDGFKDNDIKNNDDGFKDNDIKDNDIKDNDIKDNDIKDNDIKYNDTKDNDDGFKDNDTNDNDIKYNDIKYNDIKYNDIKYNDIKYNDIKDNDIKDNDIKDNDIKYNDTKDNDIKDNDDGLKDNDIKDNDTKDNDIKDNDTKDNDINDIKDNDIKYNDTKDNDIKDNDTKDNDIKYNDTKDNDTKDNDFNDPENGNTIPL is encoded by the exons ATGGTTTATAGGAAT GACAATGACATCAAGGACAACTATGATGACATCAAGGACAATGACATCAAGGACAACTATGATGACATCCAGGACAATGACGACGGCTTCAAGGACAATGACACCAAGGACAATGACATCAAGGACAATGATGACGGCTTCAAGGACAATGACATCAAGAACAATGATGACGGCTTCAAGGACAATGACATCAAGGACAATGATATCAAGGACAATGACATCAAGGACAATGACATCAAGGACAATGACATCAAGTACAATGACACCAAGGACAATGATGACGGCTTCAAGGACAATGACACCAATGACAATGACATCAAGTACAATGACATCAAGTACAATGACATCAAGTACAATGACATCAAGTACAATGACATCAAGTACAATGACATCAAGGACAATGACATCAAGGACAATGACATCAAGGACAATGACATCAAGTACAATGACACCAAGGACAATGACATCAAGGACAATGATGACGGCTTAAAGGACAATGACATCAAGGACAATGACACCAAGGACAATGACATCAAGGACAATGACACCAAGGACAATGACATCAATGACATCAAGGACAATGACATCAAGTACAATGACACCAAGGACAATGACATCAAGGACAATGACACCAAGGACAATGACATCAAGTACAATGACACCAAGGACAATGACACCAAGGACAATGACTTCAATGACCCTGAAAATGGTAATACAATACCTctttga
- the LOC128212287 gene encoding heat shock 70 kDa protein 13-like, with translation MGYTFIVLGSSILAVLLAGYFAQKYLPPPKPKIVGIDLGTTYSCVGVYHAVRGTVDVLDVQDDHQCIPSVVAFSESGQILVGYDAVAQSEHNPANTLYDAKRFIGKVYTEAEIAKAQKQYPFKLSGDKEGMVHFIVQVNGTVRHVYPEDVGGIIIGTLREAAANNLSGPVTKAVMSVPAEFNQLQRNYTRKAAELAGLEVLRVINEPTAAALAYGLHNKLGLENVVVVDLGGGTLDVSLLNVQGGMFLTQAMAGNNRLGGQDFNQRLMSHLKKVITQRYGDHLTDKEDLQSLLLHVEEIKINLTKDKDCEIEVWLHSLGKTFSEKITRTLFEDLNRDLFRKVLEPIKKVLEAVEMTKDDINEIVLVGGSTRIPKVRQLIAEFFEKEPNTSIDPELAVASGVSIQAGIIGGMWPLTVSAVELPTQVKKIHL, from the exons ATGggttatacttttattgttttag GTTCATCCATTCTGGCTGTCTTGTTGGCGGGATATTTTGCCCAGAAGTATCTCCCTCCACCAAAGCCGAAAATTGTTGGAATTGATCTAG GAACGACCTACTCCTGTGTTGGGGTGTACCATGCAGTTAGAGGCACAGTCGACGTACTTGATGTACAAGATGACCACCAGTGTATTCCAAGTGTTGTTGCCTTCAG TGAATCAGGCCAGATTCTTGTCGGCTATGACGCTGTTGCCCAGTCAGAACACAATCCTGCAAACACACTTTACGATGCAAAAAGATTTATTGGCAAAGTGTACACGGAGGCTGAGATAGCAAAAGCCCAGAAACAGTATCCGTTCAAG CTCTCTGGTGATAAAGAAGGAATGGTCCATTTCATAGTGCAAGTGAATGGCACAGTAAGACATGTCTACCCCGAGGATGTGGGAG GTATAATCATTGGAACACTTCGAGAGGCTGCGGCCAACAATCTTAGTGGCCCTGTGACAAAGGCAGTGATGTCAGTGCCGGCAGAATTTAACCAGCTACAGAGAAACTATACCAGGAAAGCTGCGGAACTTGCTG GCCTTGAAGTGCTACGTGTTATAAATGAGCCTACTGCAGCGGCCCTGGCATATGGCCTACATAACAAACTGGGGCTGGAGAATGTGGTTGTTGTGGACCTAGGAGGGGGGACGCTGGACGTCTCTCTGCTAAATGTACAAGGCGGAATGTTCCTGACACAGGCTATGGCAG GAAATAACAGGCTAGGTGGACAAGACTTCAACCAGCGACTTATGTCACACTTGAAGAAAGTCATCACACAGCGATATGGCGACCATCTTACCGACAAAGAAGATCTACAGTCATTATTGCTACATGTTGAAGAAATCAAAATCAACCTCACAAAAGACAAAGACTGTGAAATAGAAGTTTGGCTACATTCGCTAGGAAAGACGTTCAGTGAGAAAATAACTAGAACGCTATTTGAAGATTTAAACagggatttgttcagaaaagTGTTAGAGCCAATCAAAAAGGTTTTAGAAGCTGTAGAAATGACTAAAGATGACATTAATGAGATTGTTTTAGTGGGTGGTTCCACTAGGATCCCTAAGGTTAGACAGTTGATAGCAGAGTTCTTtgaaaaagagccaaatacatcTATAGACCCTGAGTTGGCTGTAGCCTCAGGTGTGTCGATACAAGCAGGAATAATAGGTGGAATGTGGCCTTTAACTGTTAGCGCTGTAGAATTACCGACACAagtgaagaaaattcatttGTAG